One part of the Aneurinibacillus sp. REN35 genome encodes these proteins:
- a CDS encoding GTP pyrophosphokinase, with amino-acid sequence MDDRNWEEFLIPYEQAVEELKVKFRGIRKELKKRNEYSPIEFVTGRIKKISSILEKANKLGIPMDRLEEVEDITGIRIMCQFVQDIERVIELIRQRNGKDMTIVYEKDYINNQKPSGYRSHHMIIKYPVHTSQGEKEILAEIQIRTLAMNFWATIEHSLNYKYEGNIPDDIRERLRTTAEASYLLDTEMSEIRDEIRDAQQMFEYKSNIISRILTGIQSLYQRGFVVEATEFQNQFREMRARGDVVELRQLSRTIQAKIREFRTLD; translated from the coding sequence GTGGATGATAGAAACTGGGAAGAATTCCTGATTCCTTACGAGCAAGCGGTTGAGGAATTAAAAGTGAAATTTAGGGGCATTCGCAAAGAATTAAAGAAAAGAAACGAATATTCGCCCATTGAATTCGTAACGGGTCGCATCAAAAAAATCTCAAGCATTCTAGAGAAAGCCAATAAACTTGGCATTCCTATGGATCGGCTTGAAGAGGTAGAGGATATTACAGGCATTCGCATTATGTGCCAGTTTGTACAGGATATCGAGCGGGTGATTGAGCTGATTCGTCAGCGTAACGGCAAGGACATGACCATTGTCTATGAAAAGGATTACATAAATAATCAAAAACCAAGCGGCTACCGTAGCCACCATATGATCATCAAATACCCTGTACACACGTCACAGGGTGAGAAAGAAATACTTGCTGAAATCCAAATTCGGACATTGGCGATGAATTTCTGGGCAACCATCGAACATTCATTAAATTATAAATACGAAGGAAACATTCCTGATGACATAAGAGAGCGGCTGAGAACTACCGCTGAAGCTTCATATCTGTTGGATACCGAGATGTCGGAAATTCGTGATGAGATCCGTGATGCCCAGCAGATGTTTGAATACAAGTCCAATATTATCTCGCGAATTCTCACGGGGATTCAAAGTTTATATCAGCGTGGGTTTGTCGTAGAAGCTACGGAATTCCAGAATCAATTTCGCGAGATGCGAGCGCGCGGCGACGTAGTAGAACTGCGGCAGCTCTCCCGTACGATTCAAGCGAAGATCCGGGAGTTCAGAACACTCGACTAA
- a CDS encoding 2-oxoacid:acceptor oxidoreductase family protein, whose translation MSILPKKNELGFYEIRLESIGGLGANLAGKMLAEAGVLGLGLNGMNFSSYGSEKKGSPVKAFIRFSDPDVQIRAASPIERPHVVGVFHEALYKTVDVVSGLDAHGIVLVNTTRDFDEVREELHLEYGTLAIVDALGIAVEEKTKVNTAMLGALFRICDFLDPEAMRSVIRKTFEKKYPHFVEPNLRTFDRGYNEVTFKSYEVPEGSTGKNYVRPTPALGYETQPIGGVIVNPGNSILKDLSGSRQGFLPEYHASKCIHCAACDTVCPDFCFVWEEGADKKGRPQMFLAGVDYQYCKGCLKCVQACPVEALTEMREDIGYAEEHRVPHKFILAAN comes from the coding sequence ATGTCAATACTTCCGAAGAAGAATGAGTTAGGCTTTTATGAGATTCGCCTTGAATCAATTGGGGGGCTTGGGGCAAATCTCGCGGGTAAAATGCTGGCAGAAGCCGGGGTGTTAGGACTTGGACTTAATGGGATGAATTTTTCTTCGTATGGTTCAGAGAAGAAAGGTTCACCAGTGAAAGCATTCATTCGTTTTAGCGACCCGGATGTGCAGATTCGTGCTGCAAGTCCGATCGAGCGTCCGCATGTAGTAGGGGTATTTCATGAGGCGTTATACAAGACGGTTGATGTCGTATCCGGACTCGATGCGCACGGGATTGTCCTGGTGAATACGACACGGGATTTTGATGAGGTGCGTGAAGAGCTGCACCTTGAATACGGAACATTGGCTATCGTTGATGCATTGGGAATTGCGGTGGAAGAGAAAACAAAAGTAAATACAGCCATGCTTGGGGCGTTGTTTCGCATTTGTGATTTTCTTGATCCAGAAGCGATGCGCAGCGTTATCCGCAAAACATTCGAGAAGAAGTACCCGCATTTTGTAGAGCCGAATTTGCGCACGTTTGACCGTGGTTATAACGAGGTGACGTTCAAATCGTATGAAGTGCCGGAAGGATCAACAGGCAAAAACTATGTTCGCCCTACTCCTGCGCTTGGGTATGAAACCCAGCCTATCGGTGGTGTAATCGTTAACCCAGGCAATAGTATTCTAAAAGATCTGAGCGGCAGTCGCCAAGGGTTCTTGCCGGAGTATCACGCATCGAAGTGCATTCACTGTGCGGCTTGTGATACAGTTTGTCCGGATTTTTGTTTCGTATGGGAAGAGGGAGCCGATAAGAAGGGACGGCCGCAGATGTTTCTGGCAGGTGTCGACTATCAATATTGCAAGGGCTGTTTGAAGTGTGTGCAGGCTTGTCCGGTCGAAGCGTTAACAGAAATGCGTGAAGATATCGGCTATGCTGAAGAACATCGGGTGCCGCACAAGTTTATTCTGGCCGCTAACTAA
- a CDS encoding asparaginase, whose amino-acid sequence MTRNMQKIQEKIIILNTGGTIAMSVDDDTDAVKPGEVHPLHSIEPLLKQYVQVEMVDIFNIPSPHMTPGMMLELSQQASSLLAKPEVTGVVVTHGTDTLEETAYFLDITSTSEKPIIVTGAMRSSNELGADGPINLVQSVRVAADPQSRGRGTLVVFNDEIHAARYVTKTHTSNVATFQSPQHGPVGIVAKKSVQFNQPPLRSRQYQPEYADCSVPLMKMVTGFDPLWLECLLSRPFDGLVIEAFGAGNVPPAVLAPLKEVIARKIPVVMVSRCYNGYVQDLYGYEGGGVQLKEMGVIFCNGLNGQKARIQLIAALQSGITASELSAHFSTSI is encoded by the coding sequence ATGACGCGAAACATGCAAAAAATACAGGAAAAAATTATTATACTCAATACGGGCGGGACGATTGCAATGTCTGTTGATGATGATACGGATGCCGTTAAGCCTGGTGAGGTTCATCCGCTGCACAGCATTGAACCGCTGCTAAAGCAATACGTACAAGTAGAGATGGTAGATATTTTCAATATACCAAGCCCGCACATGACGCCGGGTATGATGCTTGAATTGTCACAGCAAGCATCCTCACTGCTTGCTAAGCCGGAGGTTACCGGAGTCGTCGTCACACATGGGACCGATACGCTTGAAGAAACCGCCTACTTTCTTGATATAACATCTACATCAGAAAAACCGATCATTGTAACCGGAGCGATGCGTTCAAGCAATGAACTCGGCGCAGACGGCCCGATCAATCTTGTTCAATCCGTACGTGTTGCCGCCGATCCGCAGAGCCGGGGACGAGGCACGCTTGTCGTCTTTAATGACGAAATTCATGCGGCTCGTTATGTCACCAAAACACACACGAGCAATGTTGCTACTTTTCAATCGCCACAGCACGGTCCAGTCGGCATCGTCGCAAAAAAAAGCGTGCAATTTAATCAGCCGCCCCTCCGATCGCGCCAGTATCAGCCCGAGTATGCTGATTGCAGCGTACCTCTTATGAAGATGGTTACCGGTTTTGACCCGCTGTGGCTCGAATGCCTTCTCTCACGTCCGTTTGACGGTCTTGTGATTGAGGCGTTCGGTGCTGGCAACGTACCGCCTGCTGTGCTTGCGCCGCTTAAAGAAGTAATCGCCCGCAAAATTCCAGTCGTCATGGTATCCCGCTGCTATAACGGATATGTACAGGATCTGTACGGATATGAAGGCGGAGGTGTGCAGCTTAAGGAGATGGGGGTTATCTTCTGCAACGGGCTTAACGGGCAAAAAGCGCGCATTCAGCTTATCGCTGCCTTGCAATCCGGCATCACTGCATCCGAGCTGTCCGCCCATTTTTCTACATCCATATAA
- the prsW gene encoding glutamic-type intramembrane protease PrsW, which yields MLSTLGAALAPGIAILSYFYLKDKYETEPLHMVVKSFIIGILLVFPIMVIQFGFQEELELGVFAQSYFLAGFLEEFFKWFIIYYTAYKHVEFDEPYDGIVYSVAVSLGFATLENFFYLLSHGVSTAFYRALLPVSGHGLFGVLMGYYLGKAKFIAEPRKQRVYLLFSLAIPVLLHGTYDFILMAGGAVWPWLMIPFMLLLWTVAIGRSRAALNKSIAAAFGRHYEQEEAEKV from the coding sequence ATGTTATCGACCTTGGGAGCTGCTCTTGCTCCTGGTATTGCTATTTTGAGCTATTTCTATTTGAAAGACAAGTATGAAACAGAACCGCTTCATATGGTTGTCAAAAGCTTTATTATCGGTATCCTGCTTGTTTTTCCCATCATGGTTATACAGTTCGGATTTCAAGAAGAATTGGAGTTGGGTGTGTTTGCCCAGTCGTACTTTTTAGCAGGTTTTCTGGAGGAGTTTTTTAAGTGGTTTATCATTTATTATACGGCATATAAGCATGTGGAATTCGACGAGCCGTATGACGGCATTGTGTATTCTGTTGCAGTTTCGCTTGGATTTGCCACGTTGGAGAACTTTTTTTACCTGTTATCGCATGGGGTATCAACCGCTTTTTACCGCGCGTTGCTTCCAGTCTCAGGCCATGGCTTGTTTGGTGTTCTTATGGGATACTACCTCGGGAAAGCGAAGTTCATTGCCGAACCTCGTAAACAGCGGGTCTATCTGTTGTTCAGCTTGGCGATCCCGGTGCTTCTCCATGGCACATACGATTTCATTCTTATGGCAGGCGGTGCGGTATGGCCGTGGCTTATGATACCGTTTATGCTGCTTTTGTGGACCGTGGCTATTGGCCGCAGCCGCGCTGCACTCAATAAGTCTATTGCTGCCGCTTTTGGGCGACACTATGAGCAAGAGGAGGCGGAAAAAGTATGA
- a CDS encoding Glu/Leu/Phe/Val family dehydrogenase, producing MGEKDVVTETTTASANGSAEQQQENLDVLKSTQTVIAEALDKMGYPKEMYELLREPMRMFTVRIPVRMDNGETKVFTGYRAQHNDAVGPTKGGVRFHPEVSEDEVKALSIWMSLKCGIVDLPYGGGKGGIICDPREMSFRELERLSRGYVRAISQIVGPTKDIPAPDVFTNSQIMAWMMDEYSRIREFDAPGFITGKPIVLGGSQGRETATAKGVTICIAEAAKKKGINLEGARVVVQGFGNAGSFLAKFMHDAGAKVIAISDAYGALHDEDGLDIEYLLDRRDSFGTVTKLFSNTISNKELLELDCDILVPAAIENQITASNAHNIKASIVVEAANGPTTLEATRILTERGILLVPDVLASSGGVTVSYFEWVQNNQGYYWTEEEVESRLREVLVRAFDNVYNTHVSRGVNMRLAAYMVGVRKMAEASQFRGWV from the coding sequence ATGGGAGAAAAAGACGTGGTAACCGAAACAACCACTGCTTCTGCGAATGGGAGCGCAGAGCAGCAGCAAGAAAATCTGGATGTATTGAAATCAACGCAGACAGTCATTGCTGAAGCACTTGACAAAATGGGATATCCCAAAGAGATGTATGAACTCTTACGGGAGCCTATGCGCATGTTCACTGTACGCATTCCGGTGCGGATGGATAACGGTGAAACAAAGGTGTTTACAGGTTACCGGGCTCAACATAATGATGCGGTTGGGCCGACCAAGGGTGGCGTTCGTTTCCACCCGGAAGTATCAGAAGACGAAGTAAAAGCTCTGTCCATCTGGATGAGTCTAAAATGCGGTATTGTAGACCTGCCATACGGCGGCGGAAAAGGCGGCATTATTTGCGATCCGCGTGAGATGTCATTCCGTGAGCTTGAGCGCTTAAGCCGCGGTTATGTACGCGCTATCAGTCAGATTGTGGGACCGACGAAGGATATTCCGGCACCAGACGTATTTACAAATTCGCAAATCATGGCATGGATGATGGATGAATATAGTCGTATTCGCGAGTTTGATGCCCCAGGCTTCATCACAGGTAAGCCGATCGTCTTAGGTGGTTCCCAAGGACGTGAGACAGCGACTGCAAAAGGGGTTACGATCTGCATTGCAGAAGCGGCGAAGAAGAAGGGGATTAACCTTGAAGGCGCACGTGTTGTCGTCCAAGGCTTTGGAAACGCGGGCAGCTTCTTAGCGAAATTCATGCATGATGCAGGCGCGAAAGTCATCGCCATTTCTGATGCGTATGGTGCGCTGCATGATGAAGACGGACTTGACATTGAATATTTGCTGGATCGTCGTGATTCTTTCGGTACAGTAACGAAGCTGTTCAGCAATACGATCAGCAACAAGGAATTGTTGGAGTTAGATTGCGATATTCTAGTGCCGGCAGCCATTGAGAACCAAATTACGGCATCAAATGCACATAATATTAAAGCAAGCATCGTAGTAGAAGCGGCGAATGGACCGACGACACTCGAAGCGACACGTATTCTGACGGAGCGTGGTATTCTGCTTGTGCCGGACGTACTCGCAAGCTCAGGCGGTGTAACGGTATCGTATTTCGAATGGGTGCAGAACAATCAGGGCTACTATTGGACAGAAGAAGAAGTAGAAAGTCGTCTGCGTGAGGTGCTTGTGCGCGCCTTTGATAATGTGTACAATACGCATGTATCACGCGGCGTAAATATGCGTCTTGCTGCCTATATGGTAGGTGTACGCAAAATGGCGGAAGCAAGCCAATTCCGCGGTTGGGTATAA
- the ypeB gene encoding germination protein YpeB, with protein MYWKIAGVLAPILAVGVIGAGMWGYQENREKNSVLIKAENQYQRAFHNLNYHVDKLQDELGKTIAVNSRQQLTPSLTNVWRLAYSAQNDVGQLPLTLLPFNQTEKFLANVADFSYQTAVRDLDKQPLSNKEYKTLQSLYNHSQDIKGQLQKVQTAVIDKQLRWMDVESALASEEKQEDNTIIDGLKVVDKSIEGYKDVDFGSGIGSLNATRKMKTQAIKGKMVTAEEAKQKALAFMKIKPNQLKDINVVDNGNGRDYQSFSVRMVRKNDPAPVHVDVTKKGGQVIWVLDERDVKGKKLTIEQARDRADVYLKEQGYQSMEPVSYDEYEGLAVVTYAYTQGDVRIYPDTMTVKVALDKGDVAGFQSESYLLNHKARVLPKPALREEQARTKLNPSFKVEETRLAVIEDDRGQEVFSYEFYGSIGKEKYRIYINALTGEEVKVEKIKATAL; from the coding sequence ATGTATTGGAAAATCGCAGGTGTGCTTGCTCCGATTCTTGCTGTCGGAGTTATCGGTGCCGGCATGTGGGGGTATCAAGAGAACAGGGAAAAAAACTCGGTGCTTATTAAGGCCGAGAATCAGTATCAACGTGCATTCCATAACTTGAACTATCATGTGGATAAGCTGCAGGATGAGCTGGGCAAAACCATTGCGGTGAACTCCCGTCAGCAGCTTACTCCAAGCCTGACCAATGTCTGGCGGCTTGCCTATTCGGCACAAAACGATGTCGGCCAACTGCCACTGACGCTGCTTCCGTTTAACCAGACAGAAAAGTTTCTTGCCAATGTAGCTGACTTCAGCTATCAAACCGCCGTTCGTGACCTTGATAAACAACCGTTGAGCAATAAGGAGTATAAGACGCTGCAATCGCTGTACAATCACTCCCAGGACATTAAAGGGCAGCTCCAAAAGGTGCAAACGGCTGTCATCGACAAACAGCTTCGTTGGATGGATGTTGAATCAGCGCTCGCATCAGAAGAAAAGCAGGAAGACAACACGATTATCGATGGCTTGAAGGTTGTGGATAAAAGTATTGAAGGCTACAAGGATGTAGATTTCGGATCTGGGATTGGCAGCTTAAATGCGACACGTAAAATGAAGACTCAAGCCATTAAAGGAAAGATGGTTACTGCCGAAGAAGCGAAGCAGAAAGCGCTCGCTTTTATGAAGATAAAACCCAATCAGCTAAAAGACATCAATGTGGTTGATAATGGAAACGGAAGGGACTATCAATCATTCAGCGTGCGTATGGTGCGTAAAAACGATCCGGCACCGGTTCATGTCGATGTCACCAAAAAAGGCGGACAGGTAATCTGGGTGCTTGATGAACGTGATGTTAAAGGGAAAAAGCTTACCATTGAACAGGCAAGAGATCGCGCTGACGTCTATTTAAAGGAACAGGGCTATCAGTCGATGGAGCCTGTATCATACGATGAATATGAAGGGCTTGCAGTAGTAACGTATGCGTATACACAAGGAGATGTTCGAATTTATCCTGATACGATGACAGTGAAAGTCGCACTGGATAAAGGGGATGTAGCCGGATTTCAAAGCGAAAGCTATCTGCTGAATCATAAAGCACGGGTACTGCCAAAGCCTGCACTGCGTGAAGAACAAGCCCGCACAAAGCTTAATCCTTCCTTTAAGGTGGAGGAGACACGGCTTGCGGTGATCGAGGATGATCGCGGACAGGAAGTGTTCTCTTATGAGTTCTATGGCAGCATTGGCAAGGAGAAGTACCGTATCTATATTAATGCGCTAACCGGTGAAGAAGTGAAAGTAGAAAAAATCAAAGCAACTGCACTGTAA
- a CDS encoding DnaB-like helicase C-terminal domain-containing protein, whose amino-acid sequence MNSNEEVNTETKLTNVNLEELVTYYEKSLSPNAISFLKRKGIELETAEKYHIGFEGPQIGFNASQSKLSGYFTNHLVFPIYNEAGTVVDLLGQPIQEVKPHNKMLLGKTDIFFNQSIIEEEKEVMLCRDVFDVLTLEQADIAAVCVPEFNTFKEAHADLLEGKRVFICYPNDESSRRESKRIQELLQGKAKNVYILYLPEGIRNVNMFFAEVKDPKPRFMRLLRETVEETIKEPVASDAKNLVVFMEEYCHRYKHEANGVKTGFSELDELLLGGMRGGLYMIQGYVSSGKSMFMRQMADQIAAQEIPVVYVTWDMTAFELWARSMARLLDVSTEEVLTGQIEAERVQEINQEYKKIANHVYTIEGKFDTSLYDIEDCVEQITKSTGKSPVVFIDHIQRVPVRDKEGRLTPGGNESLVAYMLHQWSRKWDVPIVVSSLMRDGDTSGLPATVEASVDVLFVLERSKGERDYKQEEIVIRMHKNRNGSLGRVPFLFNKEKASFIPSKT is encoded by the coding sequence TTGAATAGTAATGAAGAAGTGAATACAGAGACGAAACTAACCAATGTAAATCTTGAAGAGTTGGTCACGTATTATGAAAAGAGTCTGTCCCCGAACGCAATCTCGTTCTTAAAGCGCAAGGGAATTGAGTTGGAGACAGCGGAAAAGTATCATATCGGGTTCGAAGGGCCGCAGATTGGTTTTAATGCATCACAAAGCAAGCTTAGTGGGTATTTTACGAATCATCTTGTATTTCCGATCTACAACGAAGCAGGCACTGTAGTAGACCTGCTTGGACAGCCAATACAAGAGGTTAAGCCGCATAATAAAATGCTGCTTGGCAAGACGGATATCTTCTTTAATCAAAGCATTATCGAGGAAGAAAAAGAAGTGATGCTCTGCCGCGATGTGTTTGATGTTTTGACGCTTGAGCAAGCGGATATTGCGGCTGTATGTGTTCCAGAATTTAATACATTTAAAGAAGCGCATGCTGATTTGCTAGAGGGGAAGCGTGTGTTCATCTGCTATCCGAATGACGAATCAAGCCGCCGTGAAAGCAAGCGAATCCAGGAACTTCTGCAGGGAAAAGCAAAGAATGTATACATTTTGTATCTGCCGGAGGGTATCCGCAATGTTAACATGTTTTTTGCCGAGGTAAAAGATCCAAAGCCTAGATTTATGCGTTTGTTGCGGGAAACGGTAGAGGAGACGATCAAGGAACCCGTCGCATCGGATGCGAAGAATCTTGTCGTGTTCATGGAGGAGTACTGCCATCGGTATAAGCATGAAGCAAATGGAGTCAAAACGGGGTTTTCTGAGCTTGATGAACTGCTGCTTGGCGGCATGCGCGGCGGGCTGTACATGATTCAAGGATATGTGTCGAGCGGTAAGTCCATGTTTATGCGACAGATGGCTGATCAGATTGCTGCCCAGGAAATTCCAGTTGTCTATGTTACGTGGGATATGACTGCATTTGAGCTGTGGGCGCGTTCGATGGCCCGTCTTCTTGATGTATCGACAGAAGAAGTGTTGACTGGGCAGATTGAGGCAGAGAGGGTGCAGGAGATTAACCAGGAATACAAGAAAATTGCCAACCATGTGTATACTATTGAAGGGAAATTTGATACATCCCTATATGACATTGAAGATTGCGTCGAACAAATAACAAAGTCTACCGGAAAATCTCCTGTTGTCTTCATTGACCATATTCAACGCGTTCCTGTACGTGATAAGGAAGGGCGCTTGACTCCTGGTGGGAATGAGTCATTGGTAGCGTACATGCTGCACCAATGGTCCCGTAAATGGGATGTGCCGATCGTTGTCTCTTCGCTTATGCGAGATGGAGATACATCAGGCTTACCTGCAACAGTGGAAGCGTCGGTTGATGTGCTGTTTGTTTTGGAGCGCAGCAAGGGGGAACGAGATTACAAGCAGGAAGAGATTGTGATTCGGATGCACAAGAATCGGAATGGATCGCTTGGGCGTGTACCGTTTTTATTTAATAAGGAAAAAGCAAGCTTTATACCTTCCAAAACGTAA
- a CDS encoding genetic competence negative regulator, with protein MRVERLNQDKIRIFLTFDDLMERGIEKDDMWRDIPKVHELFNDMMDQAQDEVGFTVNGPVAVEVFSLPAQGMVVIVTRGKTEAHNDAEDLDYDDIYEMQVTLEESDDVVYVFYDFEHLIELAHRINAKVIDGGSAYAYNGRYYLVFEEMDATKDEYDDFIAVLSEYGEASTLTKHVLQEYGKVIVDGDAVKVLCRYFD; from the coding sequence ATGCGCGTTGAGCGTCTAAATCAGGATAAAATAAGGATTTTCTTAACCTTCGATGACCTGATGGAACGAGGAATTGAAAAGGATGATATGTGGCGTGATATTCCAAAAGTCCACGAGCTTTTCAATGATATGATGGATCAGGCTCAAGACGAAGTGGGCTTTACAGTGAACGGACCTGTGGCCGTTGAGGTATTCTCCCTGCCTGCTCAGGGTATGGTTGTAATCGTAACGAGAGGCAAGACCGAGGCGCATAATGACGCCGAGGATCTAGATTACGATGATATATATGAAATGCAAGTCACACTTGAGGAGAGCGATGATGTGGTCTATGTGTTCTATGATTTTGAACACTTAATTGAACTGGCTCATCGCATCAATGCCAAAGTAATTGACGGGGGAAGTGCGTACGCGTATAACGGACGCTACTACCTTGTGTTTGAGGAAATGGATGCAACGAAAGATGAGTATGATGATTTCATTGCGGTGCTCTCGGAATACGGAGAAGCCTCGACACTGACAAAGCATGTGCTGCAGGAGTATGGCAAGGTTATCGTAGATGGTGATGCGGTAAAGGTACTCTGCCGCTATTTTGATTAA
- a CDS encoding thiamine pyrophosphate-dependent enzyme: MAIEYDKEKAALQTAVEHTMPEQSLTFESGNEMAAMAAAQINYHVMGYFPITPSTEVAQYLDMMKTRGEHDIVLIPADGEHGSAGVCYGAAAAGGRVFNATSANGFLYMIEQLPVQSGTRFPMVMNLVTRAISGPLDIRGDHSDLYYGLNIGWPILLARDPQAVYDMNIMALRVAEHAEVRLPVMVAYDGFFTSHQKRRVQYFADRNTVQGFVGDMPSGYVHALDPENPITIGPYMNDPDLINNNYQQSEAMYRAEEVFKQVAAEYEKISGRKYEVLDLYQMEDAEVAVFLLNSAAETAKDVADQLRQKGIKAGVISPNMIRPWPAKAIQEACKNLKAIMIGERADSYGGHGANLTHELKATLQELKGNDTVVVSRVFGVGGKDFYHDDAEAFFDLAIEAAELGYAPVPFDYFGHTPGNPELAPKRVLKPLHGEAFKSGLIHVTPNEQTGKLDVKIPPLRALTGKPKRIAPGHGACPGCGIFPGLELFFKGIEGDIVVLFQTGCAMVVTTGYPYSSHKQTYIHNLFQNGAATLSGAVEMFHERKRRGEIEVADDFTFVMVTGDGGMDIGMGPAIGTALRNHKMIVLEYDNEGYMNTGSQLSYSTPMGHMTSTSGVGKTQGGKAFHHKDTAQIMASTNIPYVFTGTEAFPQDLLKKAAKAQWYAQNVGMVYGKILIACPLNWKSADEQGESIVGAAVNSCFFPLYEVENGVTTITYDPEAKKKRIEVQDWLSMMGKTKHLTKPGYEEMLAAFAGEVDRRWKRLKAKHENEYL; the protein is encoded by the coding sequence ATGGCAATTGAATATGATAAGGAAAAAGCAGCGTTACAAACGGCGGTGGAGCATACCATGCCAGAGCAGAGCCTGACATTTGAATCCGGCAACGAAATGGCAGCCATGGCTGCCGCGCAAATCAACTATCATGTGATGGGGTATTTCCCAATTACACCTTCGACAGAAGTGGCGCAGTATCTTGATATGATGAAGACGCGTGGTGAGCATGACATTGTGCTGATTCCAGCGGACGGAGAGCACGGTTCAGCCGGTGTGTGCTATGGGGCAGCAGCGGCAGGAGGACGCGTATTTAATGCGACGAGTGCGAACGGCTTCTTATATATGATCGAACAACTTCCTGTACAGTCTGGTACACGCTTTCCGATGGTAATGAATCTTGTTACGCGTGCGATTAGCGGTCCGTTGGACATTCGCGGCGATCATTCGGATCTGTACTATGGATTAAATATTGGCTGGCCGATTTTATTAGCGCGTGACCCGCAAGCCGTATACGATATGAATATCATGGCGCTGCGTGTAGCTGAACATGCCGAAGTTCGCCTGCCGGTTATGGTGGCATATGATGGATTCTTTACTTCACACCAGAAGCGGCGCGTGCAGTATTTTGCCGATCGCAACACAGTACAAGGCTTTGTTGGTGACATGCCTAGCGGTTATGTGCATGCGCTTGACCCGGAAAATCCGATCACGATCGGGCCGTATATGAATGACCCGGATCTTATCAATAATAATTACCAGCAATCTGAGGCGATGTATCGTGCCGAGGAAGTATTCAAACAGGTAGCAGCAGAATACGAGAAAATCTCAGGTCGTAAATATGAAGTGCTTGATCTCTATCAGATGGAAGATGCGGAGGTAGCTGTATTCCTGTTGAATTCCGCAGCCGAGACAGCGAAGGATGTAGCGGATCAACTGCGTCAAAAGGGCATAAAAGCAGGCGTAATCAGTCCGAATATGATTCGTCCGTGGCCGGCAAAAGCGATTCAGGAGGCATGCAAGAACCTGAAAGCGATCATGATTGGAGAACGCGCAGATTCTTATGGTGGTCATGGCGCGAATCTGACACATGAACTGAAGGCAACACTGCAGGAGCTCAAAGGAAATGATACGGTGGTCGTAAGCCGCGTCTTCGGTGTTGGCGGTAAGGACTTCTACCATGACGATGCAGAGGCATTTTTTGATCTGGCAATCGAAGCGGCGGAGCTGGGATATGCCCCGGTGCCGTTTGATTATTTCGGTCATACGCCAGGAAATCCTGAGCTTGCGCCGAAGCGGGTGCTCAAGCCGCTTCATGGGGAAGCATTCAAGTCTGGACTGATTCACGTAACACCAAACGAGCAGACAGGTAAGCTGGATGTGAAAATTCCGCCATTGCGTGCGCTCACAGGCAAGCCAAAGCGTATCGCTCCAGGACACGGTGCTTGTCCGGGATGCGGCATTTTCCCTGGATTGGAATTGTTCTTTAAAGGGATTGAAGGCGATATTGTCGTGTTGTTCCAGACGGGCTGTGCGATGGTTGTTACAACCGGCTATCCATACAGTTCCCATAAGCAGACCTATATTCATAACCTGTTCCAGAATGGGGCGGCAACGCTATCCGGTGCGGTGGAGATGTTCCATGAGCGCAAGCGCCGCGGCGAGATTGAGGTGGCTGATGATTTTACCTTTGTGATGGTTACAGGGGATGGCGGCATGGATATCGGTATGGGGCCGGCCATCGGTACAGCGCTGCGCAACCATAAGATGATCGTGCTTGAATATGATAATGAGGGCTACATGAATACAGGAAGCCAGCTATCATATTCGACGCCAATGGGGCATATGACATCGACATCCGGTGTCGGTAAGACACAGGGGGGGAAGGCCTTCCATCATAAAGATACGGCACAAATCATGGCATCGACCAACATACCGTATGTATTTACCGGTACGGAAGCATTTCCGCAGGATTTGCTGAAAAAAGCAGCCAAAGCGCAATGGTATGCACAAAATGTCGGTATGGTATACGGCAAGATTCTTATCGCTTGTCCGCTGAACTGGAAGTCGGCTGATGAACAGGGAGAATCAATTGTTGGGGCCGCGGTTAATTCCTGCTTCTTCCCGCTGTATGAGGTGGAGAACGGCGTAACAACCATTACGTACGATCCGGAAGCGAAGAAGAAACGGATTGAAGTACAGGATTGGCTTAGCATGATGGGGAAAACGAAGCATTTAACTAAGCCGGGATATGAAGAGATGCTTGCGGCTTTCGCGGGAGAAGTTGACCGTCGATGGAAGCGTCTAAAAGCGAAACACGAAAATGAATATTTATAA